One segment of Aquimarina sp. BL5 DNA contains the following:
- the hemF gene encoding oxygen-dependent coproporphyrinogen oxidase produces the protein MKEKFYQYIQDLQDTITSGLEEIDGQAKFKEDIWKRPEGGGGRTRVIENGAVFEKGGVNISGVHGKLPKAMQSYFNVGDVDFFACGLSLVLHPKSPMVPTVHANWRYFEMYDKEGAVVDSWFGGGQDLTPYYLFDEDARHFHEVCKASCDRHNADFYPLYKKKCDEYFYNAHRGEGRGVGGLFFDYCKKTEAMTMQNWYDFVTEVGNSFLQAYVPIVERRKDSKYTDIQKDWQEIRRGRYVEFNLVHDKGTLFGLKTNGRIESILMSLPPQVQWRYDHHPASGSEEERLLEILKNPKEWV, from the coding sequence ATGAAAGAAAAATTTTATCAATACATACAAGATTTACAAGACACGATTACCTCAGGACTGGAAGAGATCGATGGTCAAGCCAAATTTAAAGAAGACATCTGGAAACGCCCTGAAGGTGGTGGTGGCCGCACACGAGTCATCGAAAATGGAGCGGTTTTCGAAAAAGGAGGCGTTAATATCTCTGGGGTTCATGGTAAATTACCAAAGGCGATGCAGAGTTATTTTAATGTAGGAGATGTGGATTTTTTTGCCTGTGGATTATCACTAGTGTTGCATCCTAAAAGCCCAATGGTGCCAACAGTACACGCCAATTGGAGATATTTTGAGATGTATGATAAAGAAGGTGCGGTTGTGGATAGTTGGTTTGGTGGTGGACAGGATCTCACGCCTTACTATTTGTTTGATGAGGATGCGCGACACTTTCATGAAGTATGTAAAGCATCTTGTGATAGACATAATGCTGATTTTTATCCTTTGTATAAAAAGAAATGTGATGAATATTTTTATAATGCCCATCGAGGAGAAGGTCGTGGAGTAGGAGGTTTGTTTTTTGACTATTGTAAGAAAACGGAGGCGATGACTATGCAAAATTGGTATGATTTTGTAACAGAAGTGGGGAATAGTTTTTTACAGGCGTATGTTCCTATTGTAGAGCGAAGAAAAGACAGTAAGTATACTGATATACAAAAAGATTGGCAAGAAATTCGTCGTGGTAGGTATGTAGAGTTTAATTTGGTGCACGATAAAGGAACATTGTTTGGATTAAAAACAAACGGAAGAATTGAGAGTATTCTAATGAGTTTACCGCCACAAGTACAATGGCGCTATGATCATCATCCAGCATCAGGATCTGAAGAAGAACGATTACTAGAAATTTTAAAGAACCCGAAAGAGTGGGTGTAA
- a CDS encoding EI24 domain-containing protein, which translates to MIKNIINGIKAYFGGFALISKLGLWKYFAVPILISFLTGILFMASAWFLSDPLGTIIAKAWVWDWGSETFAVISKYFSILLILAIGLVLYKHIIMALSAPFMSPVSEKVEVHLLGDQHQDHQHRNTSFREQLMRGIRINVRNLFRELLFIIPLLILSLIPIVGIIATILIFAIQAYYVGFGNMDYTMERHFKYKESVQFVRKHRGTAIGNGIVFMLVLLIPIIGFIIVLPISVVAASTETVRILNEKGLIEVKGSDTISKIEA; encoded by the coding sequence ATGATCAAGAACATCATTAATGGTATTAAAGCATATTTTGGAGGTTTCGCTTTAATTTCTAAACTAGGGTTATGGAAGTATTTTGCGGTTCCGATTCTAATTAGTTTTTTAACCGGAATTCTATTTATGGCTTCGGCCTGGTTTTTATCAGACCCATTAGGAACTATTATAGCCAAAGCGTGGGTTTGGGATTGGGGATCAGAAACATTTGCTGTTATTAGTAAGTATTTTAGTATTCTATTGATACTAGCAATAGGATTAGTGCTGTATAAGCATATTATAATGGCGCTGTCGGCTCCATTTATGAGTCCGGTTTCAGAAAAAGTAGAGGTACATCTTTTGGGAGACCAGCATCAAGATCATCAACATCGCAATACTTCATTTAGAGAACAATTAATGCGTGGTATTCGTATAAACGTAAGAAACCTTTTCAGAGAATTACTTTTTATCATTCCTTTGTTAATTTTAAGCCTTATACCGATAGTTGGAATTATTGCTACTATATTGATATTTGCTATACAAGCATATTATGTAGGTTTTGGGAATATGGATTATACTATGGAACGTCATTTTAAGTATAAAGAAAGTGTTCAGTTTGTAAGAAAGCATAGAGGAACTGCTATTGGTAATGGAATTGTATTTATGTTAGTTTTATTAATTCCTATTATTGGGTTTATTATAGTACTTCCAATATCTGTAGTTGCAGCTTCTACAGAAACGGTTAGAATTCTGAATGAAAAAGGATTGATCGAAGTAAAAGGTTCTGATACGATTTCTAAAATCGAAGCATAA
- the hemE gene encoding uroporphyrinogen decarboxylase gives MIKNDLFLRALKGETVDRPPVWMMRQAGRYLSEFMALKKKYDFFTRCRTPELASEITVQPIDIIGPDAAILFSDILVIPQAMNIEVEMKDGIGPWLPNPIRSQADVDQVIIPDIDEELGYVMDAIKMTKEKLDNRVPLIGFAGSPWTILCYAVQGQGSKNFDMAKGLCFSQPLVAHQLLQKITDTTIAYLKKKVAAGVNAVQVFDSWGGMLSPVDYQEFSWKYIQQIVDALKDETEIIVFGKGCWFALNEMANSGAAALGVDWTCSARNARYLTGGNITLQGNFDPSRLLSPPSDIKKMVKQMIDEFGKDRYIANLGHGILPNIPVENARAFVDAVKEYKV, from the coding sequence ATGATAAAAAACGATTTATTTCTAAGAGCTTTAAAAGGAGAAACTGTTGATCGCCCACCAGTATGGATGATGCGTCAGGCAGGAAGGTATTTGTCAGAATTCATGGCATTAAAGAAAAAGTACGATTTCTTTACCAGATGTAGAACACCTGAGTTAGCATCAGAAATTACAGTGCAACCTATTGATATTATTGGTCCCGATGCTGCTATATTATTCAGCGATATTTTGGTTATTCCACAAGCTATGAATATAGAGGTAGAAATGAAAGATGGGATTGGACCTTGGTTACCAAACCCAATTCGATCACAAGCAGATGTAGATCAGGTTATTATTCCGGATATTGATGAAGAATTAGGATATGTGATGGATGCAATCAAGATGACTAAAGAAAAACTTGACAACAGAGTTCCTTTAATTGGTTTTGCAGGATCGCCTTGGACCATATTATGTTATGCAGTACAAGGACAAGGTTCTAAGAATTTTGATATGGCAAAGGGATTATGTTTTTCGCAACCGCTAGTCGCTCATCAATTATTACAAAAAATAACAGATACCACTATTGCATATTTGAAAAAGAAAGTAGCTGCAGGGGTAAATGCTGTTCAAGTATTCGATAGTTGGGGAGGCATGCTTTCTCCAGTTGATTATCAGGAGTTTTCTTGGAAATACATCCAGCAAATTGTGGATGCATTAAAGGATGAAACTGAGATTATCGTATTTGGTAAAGGATGTTGGTTTGCGCTAAACGAAATGGCAAACTCAGGTGCAGCTGCATTAGGAGTAGATTGGACATGTTCTGCTAGGAATGCTCGATACCTTACTGGAGGAAATATCACATTACAAGGTAATTTTGACCCATCTAGATTGTTATCACCTCCATCGGATATTAAAAAGATGGTAAAACAGATGATTGATGAATTTGGTAAAGATCGATATATAGCTAATTTAGGGCACGGAATTCTGCCAAATATACCTGTCGAGAACGCTAGAGCTTTTGTAGATGCTGTAAAGGAATACAAGGTGTAA
- a CDS encoding uroporphyrinogen-III synthase, whose product MSSNSSILSTKKLSTTQKELLLNSGIGFVEYNVIEIELLDVDFNQNIENAIFTSKNAVKALQNLEFEIQNCFCVGENTKKLLEGNGLKVSEIAQNASDLGEIISKNYKKEQFFFFCGNLRRDELPSILKENNVKLDEIVVYRTHKKSKKFDRTFNGILFFSPSAVQSYVSNNIIDNSMVFCIGNTTASEAKKYTNNIIVANKPTVENVIVQAVKYFDKRI is encoded by the coding sequence TTGAGCTCTAATTCCTCCATATTATCCACAAAAAAACTCTCTACAACTCAAAAAGAGCTGCTACTAAATTCTGGAATCGGATTTGTGGAATATAATGTAATAGAAATTGAATTACTGGATGTTGATTTTAATCAAAATATAGAGAATGCAATTTTTACCAGTAAGAATGCCGTAAAAGCACTTCAGAATTTAGAATTCGAAATTCAGAATTGTTTTTGTGTAGGGGAGAACACCAAAAAACTATTGGAAGGAAATGGACTAAAAGTTTCTGAAATCGCTCAGAATGCTTCTGATTTGGGTGAAATTATCTCAAAAAACTATAAAAAGGAACAATTTTTCTTTTTTTGTGGAAACCTGAGAAGAGATGAATTGCCATCCATTTTGAAAGAAAACAATGTTAAGCTGGATGAAATAGTAGTCTATAGAACACATAAAAAATCTAAAAAATTCGATCGTACATTTAATGGAATATTGTTTTTCAGCCCATCAGCTGTACAAAGCTATGTTTCTAATAATATCATCGATAATAGCATGGTTTTTTGTATTGGAAATACTACTGCTTCTGAAGCCAAAAAATATACAAACAATATTATTGTTGCTAACAAACCAACTGTAGAGAATGTGATCGTTCAGGCAGTTAAATACTTTGATAAACGGATATGA
- the hemC gene encoding hydroxymethylbilane synthase translates to MENKTIRIGTRDSELALWQAHTVQNKLEDLGFTTILVPVKSTGDIVLDKPLYELGITGIFTKTLDVAMLNNDIDIAVHSMKDVPTALPKGIVEAAVLERANVQDILLHKGLDFLDREGTIATGSLRRQAQWLHKFPNHKVVDLRGNVNTRMQKLNDSDWNGAIFAAAGLERIKLKPKEYLDLSWMTPAPAQGAMLVVAKENDAYCLNALSNLDHTDSKICVHIEREFLRELEGGCTAPIGALAKIKGDQIHFTGVLFSLDGKDKIEVNKMIKLEDRQNFGIQCAQEVLNNGGKELMKRIKASLK, encoded by the coding sequence GTGGAAAATAAAACAATCCGCATTGGTACCCGTGATAGTGAGTTGGCACTTTGGCAAGCTCATACAGTGCAGAATAAATTAGAAGATCTTGGCTTTACTACAATCTTAGTTCCTGTAAAATCTACTGGAGACATTGTTTTGGACAAACCATTATATGAATTAGGAATTACAGGAATTTTTACCAAAACACTTGATGTAGCAATGCTTAATAATGATATTGACATTGCAGTGCATTCTATGAAAGATGTTCCGACGGCTTTACCAAAAGGTATCGTAGAAGCAGCAGTTTTAGAGCGTGCGAATGTACAGGATATTCTTTTGCATAAAGGATTAGATTTCTTAGATAGAGAAGGAACTATTGCTACAGGTAGTTTAAGAAGACAAGCACAATGGTTACATAAATTTCCCAATCATAAAGTTGTTGATTTAAGAGGTAATGTAAATACCCGAATGCAAAAACTAAACGATAGTGATTGGAATGGAGCTATTTTTGCAGCTGCAGGATTAGAAAGAATCAAACTTAAACCGAAAGAATATTTGGACCTGAGTTGGATGACTCCAGCTCCGGCACAAGGAGCTATGCTAGTCGTTGCTAAAGAAAATGACGCTTATTGTTTGAATGCGCTTTCGAATCTTGATCATACAGATTCTAAAATATGCGTGCATATAGAAAGAGAATTTCTTAGAGAGTTAGAAGGTGGTTGTACTGCACCAATAGGAGCTTTAGCAAAAATCAAAGGAGATCAAATTCATTTTACTGGAGTTTTATTCAGTCTAGATGGAAAAGATAAAATAGAGGTTAACAAAATGATAAAGCTTGAGGATAGACAAAACTTTGGGATACAATGTGCTCAGGAAGTTTTAAATAATGGAGGGAAAGAATTGATGAAGAGGATTAAAGCAAGTTTAAAATAA
- the hemA gene encoding glutamyl-tRNA reductase: MDSHLRTKGANFYTIGLSYKKADAEIRGHFSINEEAKTAILMQAKDEGIEGLLVMSTCNRTELYGFAQHPFQLIKLLCEHTHGTVEEFEKVAYVHKNSKAVAHLFRVGTGLDSQILGDFEIIGQIKAGFKASKKVQMINPFLERLTNAVIQASKRIKNETEISSGATSVSFAAVQYILARVPYVTDKNILLFGTGKIGRNTCENLVKHTKNDHIVLINRTRDKAEKVAGKFNLVVKDFETLKEEVNHSDVLIVATGAQKPTIYKDLINTDKPLLILDLSVPKNVDTNVSELPNVTLVHMDHLSKMTDDTLQRRRVHIPKAEAIIDEVRSEFDSWMETRKFAPTIKALKNKLVSFKEAEINLQRKKISDFNEEQATIISDRIIQKITNHFASHLKDENTSSSESIELIQKVFQIQDK; the protein is encoded by the coding sequence ATGGACTCTCATCTACGTACGAAAGGAGCAAATTTTTATACAATCGGTCTCAGCTATAAAAAAGCTGATGCCGAAATACGTGGACATTTCAGTATAAATGAGGAGGCAAAAACTGCTATTTTAATGCAGGCTAAAGACGAAGGAATTGAAGGTCTTTTGGTAATGTCTACCTGTAATCGTACAGAGTTATACGGTTTTGCACAACATCCATTTCAGTTAATAAAACTTTTGTGTGAACATACACATGGTACTGTCGAAGAATTCGAAAAAGTAGCTTATGTTCATAAAAATAGTAAGGCTGTTGCACATCTATTTAGAGTTGGAACGGGATTAGATAGTCAGATTTTAGGTGACTTTGAAATTATAGGTCAAATAAAAGCTGGTTTCAAAGCGTCTAAGAAAGTACAAATGATCAATCCATTTTTAGAACGATTGACTAATGCTGTTATTCAGGCAAGTAAACGTATTAAAAACGAAACTGAGATTTCTAGCGGTGCTACATCTGTTAGTTTTGCAGCAGTACAATATATTCTAGCAAGAGTACCTTATGTCACTGACAAGAACATATTGCTTTTTGGTACAGGAAAAATCGGTAGAAATACTTGTGAGAACCTCGTAAAGCATACCAAGAATGATCATATTGTTTTAATTAATAGGACAAGAGATAAAGCGGAGAAAGTAGCCGGAAAGTTTAACCTTGTCGTTAAGGATTTTGAAACACTTAAAGAAGAGGTAAACCATTCTGATGTGTTAATTGTGGCAACGGGAGCGCAAAAACCAACAATTTACAAAGACTTAATCAATACAGATAAACCTTTACTTATTTTGGATTTATCCGTACCGAAGAATGTAGATACAAATGTTTCAGAATTACCAAATGTTACTTTAGTACATATGGATCATTTATCCAAGATGACTGATGATACCTTACAAAGGAGAAGAGTACATATCCCAAAAGCAGAAGCTATAATAGATGAGGTTAGATCGGAATTCGATAGCTGGATGGAAACCAGAAAATTTGCACCAACAATAAAGGCACTAAAAAATAAACTGGTTTCTTTTAAAGAAGCAGAAATCAATCTACAACGAAAAAAGATTTCTGATTTTAATGAAGAACAGGCTACAATTATTAGTGATCGCATTATACAAAAAATTACAAATCACTTCGCTAGTCATCTTAAAGATGAAAATACTTCTTCTTCAGAAAGTATAGAACTGATTCAGAAAGTATTCCAAATACAAGATAAATAG
- a CDS encoding AraC family transcriptional regulator has product MEIQLKNNAPGILEETIIDEGFYILKFQNETNDNQRIIRDINSSYIQFHFCVKGIMKFNFNNGSYAIPLSEKKSLLLYNPQRDLPMNLEMEKDSWLVSLLISIKKFHSLFSKEADYIPFLGEGNRDKKYYTDADISPSMTVVLNQILSYNLHKSIKLLYFKGKAYELLSLYFNKPEDADIDQCPFLVDEENVLKIKQAKEIIISRMAEPPTLQELSKEIGLPLSKLKDGFKQIYGEPVYAFLFDYKMEVARQLLASGSHNVNEVGLKVGYSTASHFIAAFKKKFGTTPKKYVMNLS; this is encoded by the coding sequence ATGGAAATACAACTAAAAAATAACGCTCCAGGAATTCTGGAAGAGACCATTATAGATGAGGGTTTCTATATTCTTAAATTTCAAAACGAAACTAATGATAATCAGCGTATTATAAGAGACATTAATAGTAGCTATATTCAGTTTCACTTCTGCGTAAAAGGTATTATGAAGTTTAATTTTAACAACGGAAGTTACGCAATACCTTTATCAGAAAAAAAATCCCTTTTACTCTACAATCCTCAACGAGATTTACCTATGAACCTCGAAATGGAAAAGGACTCTTGGCTAGTATCTCTTTTGATTTCTATTAAAAAGTTTCATTCTTTGTTTTCTAAAGAAGCAGATTATATTCCTTTTCTTGGAGAAGGTAATCGTGATAAAAAATACTATACCGATGCCGACATCTCTCCATCTATGACTGTGGTTCTGAATCAAATACTAAGTTACAATTTACACAAATCTATTAAGCTGTTATATTTTAAAGGCAAAGCGTATGAGCTATTAAGCCTATATTTTAATAAACCTGAAGATGCAGATATAGATCAGTGCCCATTCCTGGTTGACGAGGAAAATGTTCTTAAAATTAAACAGGCCAAAGAAATTATTATTTCCAGAATGGCAGAACCACCTACCCTTCAGGAATTGTCAAAGGAAATTGGGTTACCCTTAAGTAAACTTAAAGATGGATTTAAACAAATATATGGAGAACCTGTCTATGCTTTTTTATTCGATTATAAGATGGAAGTAGCCCGTCAATTACTTGCCTCGGGAAGTCATAATGTTAATGAGGTTGGGTTGAAAGTAGGATACAGTACCGCAAGCCACTTTATAGCTGCTTTTAAAAAGAAATTTGGCACCACACCCAAAAAATATGTGATGAACTTAAGCTAA
- the hemH gene encoding ferrochelatase yields MSKGVLLVNLGSPDSTDPKDVKKYLGEFLMDPRVIDVPLWARTLLVKGIILNTRPKKSAAAYKKIWWDEGSPLIVLSERLQKKVSERTPIPVGLAMRYGSMSIKKGLQELHEKGVDEVLIIPLYPQFAMATTETILVLAEELRKEHFPQMKLADIPAFYNKPAYIEVLSKSIAEKINDLDYEHLLFSYHGVPERHIRKSDISNGNCKMDGKCCFKKGSVQHEFCYRHQCEITTVQVAKKLGLKNGTYSTSFQSRLGFDPWLQPYTDRTIERMGKEGIKKMAIVTPAFVSDCLETLEEIAMEGEEIFHEVGGKEFTTIPCLNDRDDWADLLANWVNEWTEAKTPVL; encoded by the coding sequence ATGAGTAAAGGTGTACTTCTTGTCAACTTAGGTTCTCCCGATAGTACTGACCCAAAAGACGTAAAGAAATATCTCGGTGAATTTTTAATGGACCCCAGAGTTATTGATGTTCCGTTATGGGCAAGAACGTTGTTAGTAAAAGGAATTATTCTGAATACGAGGCCAAAAAAATCAGCTGCTGCCTACAAAAAAATATGGTGGGACGAAGGCTCTCCTCTAATTGTTCTTTCCGAAAGATTGCAGAAAAAGGTCTCAGAACGAACACCAATTCCGGTTGGCTTGGCAATGCGCTATGGTTCTATGAGTATCAAAAAAGGATTGCAAGAGCTTCATGAAAAAGGAGTTGATGAAGTTTTAATCATTCCATTATATCCGCAATTCGCAATGGCAACCACAGAAACCATTTTGGTACTTGCGGAAGAACTGAGAAAAGAACATTTTCCTCAAATGAAGTTAGCAGATATTCCAGCTTTTTATAATAAACCAGCGTACATCGAAGTACTATCCAAGAGTATTGCTGAGAAAATTAATGATCTAGATTACGAACATTTATTATTCTCATATCACGGTGTTCCAGAAAGACATATCAGGAAGAGCGATATTAGCAACGGAAACTGTAAAATGGATGGAAAGTGTTGTTTTAAAAAGGGATCAGTACAACATGAATTCTGTTATCGTCATCAATGTGAGATAACAACCGTACAAGTCGCTAAAAAATTAGGCCTAAAAAACGGCACGTATTCTACCTCGTTTCAATCTAGATTGGGATTTGATCCGTGGTTACAACCTTATACAGATAGAACTATCGAAAGAATGGGTAAAGAAGGTATTAAAAAAATGGCCATTGTCACTCCTGCCTTTGTATCTGATTGTCTGGAAACTCTAGAAGAAATAGCTATGGAAGGAGAAGAAATTTTTCACGAAGTTGGTGGAAAAGAATTCACAACAATTCCTTGTCTAAATGATCGAGATGATTGGGCTGATTTATTAGCAAATTGGGTAAACGAGTGGACAGAAGCTAAAACTCCTGTCCTATAA
- a CDS encoding MATE family efflux transporter — translation MAKVSSEALGTQPIGKLLIQQAVPASIGILVMSLNMIVDTAFLGNWIGGLAISAVQVVLPFTFFIGAIGLAIGIGGSSVLSRALGSGDHDKALRVFGNQTTLTFLISGSLALAGLIFQDFFISFLGAEDSFKDYALIYYRIVLYGIVMLSMCMMGNNVIRAEGKPKFAMVAMILPAIGNIFLDYLLINVMGYGMEGAAWATFISYAICFGFILWFFIAKSELRLNLECIKLKKKIVNEISGLSFVTLARQGTIAVLGILLNNVLGNYGDELDIASYGIIRTVLMFALFPVIGVNQGFMPIAGYNYGAEKFQRVRESINTSITYGGILAILIFVIIMVFPQEFISIFVSTKESLDPETLADNKEILRRTPSALRLVFLATPVIIVQLIGSAYFQSIGKVIPALLLSLTKQGFFLIPLILILPPFLGVLGVWIAFPIADVLSTILTGYYLNREVRKTLATSKTA, via the coding sequence ATGGCAAAAGTAAGCTCTGAAGCTTTAGGAACGCAACCCATTGGTAAACTTCTAATCCAGCAGGCAGTTCCCGCATCCATTGGAATATTGGTCATGTCTTTGAATATGATTGTTGATACTGCCTTTTTAGGAAATTGGATAGGAGGACTCGCAATTTCTGCAGTGCAAGTAGTTCTTCCTTTTACCTTTTTTATTGGAGCCATCGGTTTAGCAATTGGTATTGGCGGTAGTTCTGTATTATCCAGAGCTTTGGGTTCTGGAGATCACGATAAAGCGTTACGGGTTTTTGGAAATCAAACAACACTTACTTTTTTAATTTCCGGTTCATTAGCACTGGCTGGATTAATTTTTCAAGATTTTTTTATTAGTTTTCTTGGAGCTGAAGATTCTTTTAAAGATTACGCTCTTATCTACTACAGAATCGTTCTTTACGGAATTGTTATGTTATCCATGTGTATGATGGGCAATAACGTTATCCGCGCAGAAGGTAAACCAAAATTCGCGATGGTAGCTATGATATTACCAGCTATTGGTAATATTTTTCTGGACTATCTCCTTATTAACGTAATGGGATATGGTATGGAAGGAGCTGCTTGGGCAACTTTTATTAGTTATGCGATTTGCTTTGGCTTTATTCTTTGGTTTTTTATTGCTAAAAGTGAACTACGATTGAATTTAGAATGTATAAAATTAAAAAAGAAAATCGTAAATGAAATAAGTGGCTTAAGCTTTGTCACTTTAGCCAGACAAGGCACCATAGCAGTACTTGGTATCCTTTTAAACAATGTCCTTGGTAATTACGGTGATGAACTAGATATTGCATCCTATGGAATCATAAGAACTGTACTCATGTTTGCTTTGTTTCCCGTGATTGGAGTTAATCAAGGATTTATGCCCATTGCCGGGTACAATTACGGTGCAGAAAAATTTCAAAGAGTACGAGAATCTATTAATACTTCTATTACCTATGGAGGAATACTAGCAATTTTGATATTTGTTATCATTATGGTATTTCCTCAAGAATTTATTTCGATTTTTGTAAGTACGAAAGAATCGCTAGATCCAGAAACGCTCGCTGATAATAAAGAAATTCTAAGACGAACTCCATCGGCACTAAGGTTAGTATTTCTGGCAACTCCAGTGATTATTGTACAACTCATAGGATCTGCTTATTTCCAATCCATAGGAAAAGTAATCCCTGCACTATTACTAAGTCTTACCAAACAAGGGTTCTTTTTGATTCCACTTATCTTAATACTACCTCCATTTCTTGGTGTTTTAGGGGTTTGGATTGCGTTTCCGATAGCAGATGTGCTCTCTACAATTCTTACTGGATATTACTTAAATAGAGAAGTGAGAAAAACTTTAGCGACATCTAAGACCGCTTAA